One Methanofollis sp. genomic window, AGCCTGACCGCCGCCGCGAGAGAGACAGCCCGACCATTCGGCGCATCCATACCGTAGCGTGTACTCCCCGGCCACATAAAGATCAGGATGACAGCATATTCATGTCTGGAGAAACAATCAGTCTGTGATGGAGGGCAACAACACCATCTGGATCGAGAAATACCGGCCGCAAAAACTTGCGGACATGGTCGGCCACCCGGAGATCGTCGAGCGTCTCCGGTCATACGTGAAGAGCGGCACTCTCCCCCATCTCCTCTTCACCGGCCCGGCCGGCGTCGGCAAGACCACAGCAGCGGTTGCACTTGCAAAGGAGTTCTTCGGCGATACCTGGCAGATAAACTTCAGGGAGATGAACGCCTCCGACGAACGTGGGATCGACGTGGTCAGGAACCAGATCAAGGGTTTCGCCCGGACATCCCCGCTCGGCGGCGCAAGTTTCAAGATCCTCTTTCTGGACGAGGCCGATGCCCTCACGACCGATGCCCAGGCCGCACTCCGCCGGACCATGGAAAACTATGCCCAGAACTGCCGGTTCATTCTCTCCTGCAACTACTCCTCGAAGATTATCGACCCCATCCAGAGCCGGTGCGCCATCTACCGCTTCAGACCCCTCGACGACGCGGCGGTCACTGAGCAGGTGCGGCGTGTCGCCGTGACCGAGGGCGTGACCCTCACCGACGACGCCGTGCAGGCGATCGTCTATATCGCCGAAGGCGACATGAGAAAAGCGCTCAACGCCCTGCAGGGCGCGGCGATCATCTCGCGGGAGATCGACGCGGGCATGGTGTATGAGACGACCTCGACGGCGCGGCCCGACGAGATCAGGAACCTCCTCGACCTCTCGATGCAGGGCGACTTCCCCGCGGCCGAAGGAGCGCTCCGCCACCTGATGCGCGACCGGGGGATCGCCCCGAACGAACTGATCAACCAGTGCTTCAGGGAAGTCGTCCGTTCTGATATGGAAACCGGCCTCAAGGTCGCCTTCATCGACCACCTCGGCGAGGCCGACTTCAGGATTTCGGAAGGAGCGGACTCCGCCATCCAGATGGAGGCACTGATCGCCCTATTTGTCCTTGCCGCCCGGAAAAACGAATAAAATATTTTCACCCCCCGGACAACCACCTTGATGGAGGAGCCCCCTCATATATGGTATCAATGTCACCCCGCCAGAACACTGAAGTGACCGATGTCGTCAGCGACTGGGAGACATTCCTCAAGCGGCAGTACAACCGGAAAGAGCGGGTCGAACTCTCGAAGGAATTCCCGCACAAGCGCTCATTCTACATCGATTACAGGAACCTCGAAGCATTCGGGAAGCGCGGTCTCGCTCTCGCCGACGAACTCATCGAACGGCCCGAAAAGGTTATGAACGACGTCAAGGACGCCCTCGTCCGCCTCGGCATCATCGAGGAGAAGGACAGGCGCCTCGTCCATGTCAGGTTCATGAACCTCACCAGGAAGACGAAGATCCGGGACATCAGGGCAAACCAGATCAACACCTTCGTCGCCGTGGAAGGGATCCTCAGGAAAACGACAGAGGTCAGGCCGAGGATCGTCGCGGCGGTCTTCAAGTGCCTGGAGTGCGGGCAGCTCACCCCGCCGTACTCCCAGACCTACGGCCGGTTCCAGGACCCCTTCCGGGTCTGCGCCACCTGCCAGAAGAAGACTCCACTCGAACTCGTGCCCGAGAAGTCCGTCTTTCTGGACGCCCAGAAACTGCGGATCCAGGAATCGCCCGAGGGCCTGCGGGGCGGCGAGCAGCCGCAGACCATCGACGTGGACGTGACCGACGACCTGACAGGCAGCTCCGCGCCCGGCGACAGGGTGGTGATCACCGGCATCCTCAGGTCTTTCCAGCGTATCAACGCGGGCACGAAGTCCACCCTCTTCGATATCTACCTGGAGTGCAATGCGATCGAGGTGGCCGAGAAGGAGTTCGAGGAGGTGAATATCTCCGAGGAGGACGAGGACGAGATCCAGGAACTCTCCAGGGACCCGAAGGTCTACTCGAAGATCACCCGGTCCATCGCCCCGACGATCTACGGGAACACGGACGTGAAGGAAGCGGTCGCCCTCCAGCTCTTCGGCGGGATCCCGAAGGAGATGCCTGACGGCTCCCGTCTCCGCGGCGACATCCATGTCCTCCTTGTCGGCGACCCGGGTATCGCAAAGTCCCAGCTCCTCAGGTATATCGTGCAGCTCTCTCCCCGCGGCATCTACACCTCGGGCAAGTCCTCGACCTCGGCGGGCCTCACGGCGACCGCGGTGAAAGACGAGTTCGGCGACGGCCGCTGGACCCTGGAGGCCGGCGCCCTCGTGCTCGCGGATATGGGCATGGCCGCTGTCGATGAACTGGACAAGATGGAAAAGGAGGACAGGTCGGCCCTCCACGAGGCAATGGAGCAGCAGTGCTATGACAACCAGACCGAGGTCCTCACCGAGCACGGCTGGCGGCTCTTCAGGGACGTTGAAGAGGGCGAGCGTGTGGCGACGCTCACGCCGGACGGCAGGTTGGCGTACGCCGTGCCGACGGCCTATGTGGCTGCCGAATATGACGGCGACATGTACTTCATCGCCTCCAGGCAGGTCGACCTCGCGGTCACGCCCAACCACAACATGTACGTGGACCTGAACAGGCGTGCCGACGAGTGGGAGGGCTTCGGCCTCAGGCGGATGGAGACCCTGCCCCTCCAGAGGAGGATGCGTTTCAAGAAGAACGCCATCTGGGAGGGGATGTATGCCGAGACCTATGAACTGCCGTCGGTGACCATTTACAAGAACCAGAACCATGGCGGAGAGGAGTCGGGCGCCATCACCCTGAAGATGAACGACTGGCTGGAGTTCCTCGGCTATTATCTCTCCGAGGGCTCTGTCCAGTACACAAACGGCGTCCCGTATCGCGTCCACCTATCCCAGAGAGACGGAGTACGTGCCGCGAAGATGACGGCGTGTACCAACCGTCTGGGATTCAGGTGGAGTTATAACGGCCAGAACATCGCCATCTCCTCGAAACAGCTGGCGACCCATCTGGCAGTGTTCGGGAAGTGCCATGAAAAATATGTCCCGCAATACGCGAAGGAGGTGTGCCCCGAACAGATCCGGATCCTCCTCGACGCCCTCGTCCTCGGTGACGGCTGGGTCAGGAAAGGGACAGGCCAGACCGCGTATGTCACCTCCTCGCGGCAGCTGGCAGACGACATGACCGAACTCCTCCTCAAGGCAGGGATCTCGGGCAACGCCACCGTGGTCCACAGACAGGGGGATGAGGTGCGCGTTCCCGAGGGCCGGACAGCCGTCCTGTCCCATGACATCTATCAGGTCTCCTTCATCAGGGAGGGGCAGAACAGGTCGAGCATCAACACCAATGGCCTCAGGCATATCACGAAGGGCCATTATGCCGGCATGATCTACTGCGTGGAGGTGCCCGATCACGTCATCTATGTTCGGCGGCATGGGAAGCCGGTCTGGTGCGGGAACACCGTCTCGATTGCGAAAGCGGGTATCACGGCAACCCTCCGGTCCAGATGCGCCCTTCTCGGTGCCGCAAACCCGAAGATGGGCCGTTTCGACGAGTACGCTCCCATCTCCGAGCAGATCAACATGCCGCCCTCCCTCCTCTCCCGCTTCGACCTCATCTTCATCATGACAGACAAGCCGGACGCGGCCCGCGACATGGCGATCGCAGAGCACATCCTCAAGTCCCACGCGGTCGGCGAACTGATCGAGAAGAAGAGGCGGATGCCGGTCGAAGGCGTGGACGATGCCTATATCAAGCAGCAACTCAAGCCGGTGACGCCCGATATCGAGCCCCTCCTCTTCCGCAAGTACATCGCGTACGCAAAGCGGACCTGCTTCCCGACGATCGTCCCCGAGGCGCGGGAGGCGCTGCGGGACTACTATCTCCAGCTCCGTAAACTCGCCGACAACAACAAACCTGTGCCGGTGACGGCGCGGCAGCTTGAGGCACTCATCCGCCTCGGCGAGGCGAGTGCCAGGATAAGGCTCTCGCCGACCGTGGATATTGAGGACGCAAAGCGTGTGATCAAGATCGTGGACACCTGTCTCCGTCAGGTGGCCTATGACGCCGAGTCTGGCACCTTCGACATCGACAAGTGGACGACCGGGATCTCGAAGAGGCAGCGGGACATCATCAGGACGGTGAAGGAGGTCATCAAGGACGTCGGCGGCGACGAAGGCTCCGCAAACGTCGAGCAGGTGATCGAGGAGATGATCAGGGAGGGCTTTGCGAAGGAGAAGGTCGAGGCGACGATCCGGGTGCTCAAGAACGAGGGCGAGGTGGTCGAACTGCGGCCCGGCATCATCAAACTCTCCGCACGGGAGTACTGACGATGGAGGACGGCGTCACCGACGTGGTCGGCGAGTGGGTAAACTTCCTCTCCCGGTACTGCCGGCGCGAACTCGCCGAGATCGAGAGGGAGTTCCCCTTCAGGCGTTCCCTGTACATCGACTACCGGACCCTCCAGGCCTCGGGCAGGTCCGGCCTGCGCCTCGCGGACGAGGTGATCGAACGTCCCGGCAAGGCGACAGGCGACATCAGGGACGCCCTCCGCCAGCTCACCGCCATAGGCGAGGAGAAGGCCGGGAAGATCAATGTCCGCTTCCACCATATCGAGCGTGTCACCGGCATCAGGGACATCAGGGCCTACCACATCAATCGCTTTGTCTCGCTGAAGGGGATCATCAGGAAGACGACCGAGGTGCGGCCGAGGATCGTCGAGGCTGTCTTCCAGTGCCCGGGCTGCGGCTCAACGACGACGGTGCGGCAGGGCTACGGGAACTTCGAGGAGCCCGAGGAGTGCCCGAACCCGGAGTGCAACCGGCGCAAACTGAAGCTCCTCCAGGCAAAGTCCCGGTACGTGGACTCGCAGAAAGTGCGGATCCAGGAATCGCCCGAGGGCCTGCGGGGCGGCGCAAGGCCCCAGACCCTCGACGTCGAGGTGACCGACGACCTCACCGGGGCGATCGCACCCGGTGACAGGGTGGTCCTCAACGGCATCCCCCGCTCCAGGCAGAGGGTGAACTACGGGACAAAGTCCACCCTCTTCGACATATCCCTGGAGTGCTCCTCGATCGAGGCGCCGGAGAGGGAGTTCGAGGAGGTGAACATCTCCGAGGAGGACGAGGCCGAGATCCACGAACTCTCGCACGACGCCGGACTGTACGGGAAGATCACCGGTTCGATCGCCCCCTCGATCTACGGGAACACCGAGGTGAAGGAGGCGATCGCCCTCCAGCTCTTCGGGGGGGTGGCGAAGAACCTGCCTGACGGGTCCCGTCTCCGCGGCGATATTCACGTCCTCCTGGTAGGCGATCCCGGCATCGCGAAGTCCCAGATCCTCAGGTACGTCGTGCAGATCTCCCCCAGGGGCGTGTACACCTCGGGCAAGTCCTCGACCTCGGCGGGTCTCACGGCGACCGCGGTGAAGGACGACTTCGGCGACGGGAGCTGGACCCTGGAGGCCGGGGCCCTTGTCCTCGCGGATATGGGGCTCGCCGCGGTGGACGAGATGGACAAGATGCAGAAGGAGGATCGGTCGGCCCTCCACGAGGCGATGGAACAACAATGCTACGACGATCAGACCGAGGTTCTGACGGAAGCCGGGTGGAAATACTTCCGTGACGTAACTGATACGGATCGGGTTGCAACCCTCTCTCCAGAAGGCTACCTGGAGTATCAGCGGCCGATGACGTTCGTGGATGCCGAGTACGATGGCGAGATGTATTTCTTCACGTCGCGGCAGGTCGATCTCGCAGTGACTCCAAACCACACCATGTATGTCAACCTGAACCACCGTGCCAACGAATGGGCGGGGTTTGCGCGCATACGGGCGGATGAACTGCCGATTCGTAGACGGATGCGGTTCAAGAAGAATGCCAAATGGGTTGGAGAACGGCAGGAAGTCCATACAATTCCTGGGGTCGTCAAATACGGAAACCAGAACTGCACCGGGATACAGACAGGTGGAATCGAGATTCCGATGGACGACTGGCTGGAGTTCCTCGGCTACTTCCTCTCTGAAGGATGTGTTAGTAAACACTGGCAGACCGGTGTGCCGTATCGGATCGCTATCGGCCAGAAGAAACCAGAATCGACCGAGACAATCCGAAGATGTTTGGAACGGTTACCGTTCCGGTTCACATATGATGGGGCCAACTTTGTGATAAACTCAAAACAGTTGGCCTGTCATATGGAACAGTTTGGTACAAGTCCTGGCAGGCACGTTCCAGATTATGCCAAACATCTTCCTCTAGAACAGATCCAGATCCTTCTGGATGCCCTGGTCCTCGGGGACGGATCGATCGATCGGAAAACAGGCGCAACATCCTATATCACATCATCAAAAAGGCTTGCAGACGATGTGACGGAATTGCTGCTGAAGGTAGGGCTGTCTGGAAACCGATATTTAGTCAGGGAAGCCGGATCGATAACCTCGAATCCGCGTGGAGGGACATCGGTCATATCGCATGACATCTATACGGTCTCATTCATTCGGGAATCTCAGAATGAGCCGAACATCAACACGAACGGACACCAGCAGATCGAGAGAGGTCACTACACGGGCAGGATCTATTGCGTTGAAGTGCCAAACCACCTCCTCTACGTCCGTAGGAATGGCATTCCGGTGTGGTGCGGCAACAGTATCTCGGTTGCGAAGGCCGGGATCACGGCGACCCTGCGGTCGAGGTGCGCTCTCCTCGGCGCGGCAAACCCGAAACTCGGCCGGTTCGACGCCTTCGTCCCGATCGCCGAACAGATCAACATGCCGCCATCCCTCCTCTCC contains:
- a CDS encoding replication factor C small subunit translates to MEGNNTIWIEKYRPQKLADMVGHPEIVERLRSYVKSGTLPHLLFTGPAGVGKTTAAVALAKEFFGDTWQINFREMNASDERGIDVVRNQIKGFARTSPLGGASFKILFLDEADALTTDAQAALRRTMENYAQNCRFILSCNYSSKIIDPIQSRCAIYRFRPLDDAAVTEQVRRVAVTEGVTLTDDAVQAIVYIAEGDMRKALNALQGAAIISREIDAGMVYETTSTARPDEIRNLLDLSMQGDFPAAEGALRHLMRDRGIAPNELINQCFREVVRSDMETGLKVAFIDHLGEADFRISEGADSAIQMEALIALFVLAARKNE
- a CDS encoding LAGLIDADG family homing endonuclease gives rise to the protein MEDGVTDVVGEWVNFLSRYCRRELAEIEREFPFRRSLYIDYRTLQASGRSGLRLADEVIERPGKATGDIRDALRQLTAIGEEKAGKINVRFHHIERVTGIRDIRAYHINRFVSLKGIIRKTTEVRPRIVEAVFQCPGCGSTTTVRQGYGNFEEPEECPNPECNRRKLKLLQAKSRYVDSQKVRIQESPEGLRGGARPQTLDVEVTDDLTGAIAPGDRVVLNGIPRSRQRVNYGTKSTLFDISLECSSIEAPEREFEEVNISEEDEAEIHELSHDAGLYGKITGSIAPSIYGNTEVKEAIALQLFGGVAKNLPDGSRLRGDIHVLLVGDPGIAKSQILRYVVQISPRGVYTSGKSSTSAGLTATAVKDDFGDGSWTLEAGALVLADMGLAAVDEMDKMQKEDRSALHEAMEQQCYDDQTEVLTEAGWKYFRDVTDTDRVATLSPEGYLEYQRPMTFVDAEYDGEMYFFTSRQVDLAVTPNHTMYVNLNHRANEWAGFARIRADELPIRRRMRFKKNAKWVGERQEVHTIPGVVKYGNQNCTGIQTGGIEIPMDDWLEFLGYFLSEGCVSKHWQTGVPYRIAIGQKKPESTETIRRCLERLPFRFTYDGANFVINSKQLACHMEQFGTSPGRHVPDYAKHLPLEQIQILLDALVLGDGSIDRKTGATSYITSSKRLADDVTELLLKVGLSGNRYLVREAGSITSNPRGGTSVISHDIYTVSFIRESQNEPNINTNGHQQIERGHYTGRIYCVEVPNHLLYVRRNGIPVWCGNSISVAKAGITATLRSRCALLGAANPKLGRFDAFVPIAEQINMPPSLLSRFDLIFVLTDKPDHTRDTAIARHIISAHRVGELIMQKQEGPLTPADADLLASESTVVEPPIAPELLRKYIAYAKRHVTPLITDGAKEMLITYYLRLRDLADENKPVPVTARQLEALIRLGEASARMRLSRTVEPEDAERVIMIVDACLRQVAYDAETGTLDIDKWTTGITKKKRDIIRTIRETIKALGGDDGTAKTEEVVETLVQQGFDRDEVQENLDKMIRFGEAMQPRRGIVRLI
- a CDS encoding LAGLIDADG family homing endonuclease translates to MSPRQNTEVTDVVSDWETFLKRQYNRKERVELSKEFPHKRSFYIDYRNLEAFGKRGLALADELIERPEKVMNDVKDALVRLGIIEEKDRRLVHVRFMNLTRKTKIRDIRANQINTFVAVEGILRKTTEVRPRIVAAVFKCLECGQLTPPYSQTYGRFQDPFRVCATCQKKTPLELVPEKSVFLDAQKLRIQESPEGLRGGEQPQTIDVDVTDDLTGSSAPGDRVVITGILRSFQRINAGTKSTLFDIYLECNAIEVAEKEFEEVNISEEDEDEIQELSRDPKVYSKITRSIAPTIYGNTDVKEAVALQLFGGIPKEMPDGSRLRGDIHVLLVGDPGIAKSQLLRYIVQLSPRGIYTSGKSSTSAGLTATAVKDEFGDGRWTLEAGALVLADMGMAAVDELDKMEKEDRSALHEAMEQQCYDNQTEVLTEHGWRLFRDVEEGERVATLTPDGRLAYAVPTAYVAAEYDGDMYFIASRQVDLAVTPNHNMYVDLNRRADEWEGFGLRRMETLPLQRRMRFKKNAIWEGMYAETYELPSVTIYKNQNHGGEESGAITLKMNDWLEFLGYYLSEGSVQYTNGVPYRVHLSQRDGVRAAKMTACTNRLGFRWSYNGQNIAISSKQLATHLAVFGKCHEKYVPQYAKEVCPEQIRILLDALVLGDGWVRKGTGQTAYVTSSRQLADDMTELLLKAGISGNATVVHRQGDEVRVPEGRTAVLSHDIYQVSFIREGQNRSSINTNGLRHITKGHYAGMIYCVEVPDHVIYVRRHGKPVWCGNTVSIAKAGITATLRSRCALLGAANPKMGRFDEYAPISEQINMPPSLLSRFDLIFIMTDKPDAARDMAIAEHILKSHAVGELIEKKRRMPVEGVDDAYIKQQLKPVTPDIEPLLFRKYIAYAKRTCFPTIVPEAREALRDYYLQLRKLADNNKPVPVTARQLEALIRLGEASARIRLSPTVDIEDAKRVIKIVDTCLRQVAYDAESGTFDIDKWTTGISKRQRDIIRTVKEVIKDVGGDEGSANVEQVIEEMIREGFAKEKVEATIRVLKNEGEVVELRPGIIKLSAREY